A portion of the Ricinus communis isolate WT05 ecotype wild-type chromosome 10, ASM1957865v1, whole genome shotgun sequence genome contains these proteins:
- the LOC8285757 gene encoding F-box/kelch-repeat protein At1g80440, which produces MTELIPDLPEEIALDCLTRLHYTTHPVASLVCKNWNHLLQSKHFYYHRKQSSQTHKAACLIQLLPAISASKPVCPPRYGVTLCDPINGIWERFELVPEYPDGLPLFCQVTSSEGKLLVIGGWDPVSYEPVSYVFVYDFITGIWRQGKDMPESRSFFAVGELNGRVIIAGGHNMNKTALSSAWSYDVSQDEWTELPRMSQERDECEGVVIGSEFWVVSGYQTDSQGRFEGSAEVIESGASEWRRVEDAWKDAAVNRSPKSCIGVDKGGKLLSWAEADSEVKFGACGVQSGEWALVSGSAYQGGAQGFFLKEGQDGKWKRLNVPEEFSGFVQSGCSVEI; this is translated from the coding sequence ATGACCGAGTTGATCCCTGATCTTCCAGAAGAAATAGCACTAGATTGTCTAACTCGACTTCACTACACAACTCACCCAGTTGCATCCCTAGTTTGCAAAAACTGGAACCATCTTCTTCAAAGCAAACATTTTTACTATCACAGAAAGCAATCTTCACAGACCCATAAAGCTGCTTGCTTAATTCAATTACTTCCTGCTATCTCTGCTTCTAAACCGGTTTGCCCACCCAGATATGGAGTTACCCTATGTGACCCAATTAATGGTATTTGGGAACGATTCGAGCTGGTTCCGGAGTACCCAGATGGGTTACCTTTGTTCTGCCAAGTTACTAGCTCTGAAGGTAAACTTTTAGTCATCGGTGGGTGGGACCCGGTGAGTTATGAGCCAGTGAGTTATGTATTTGTGTATGATTTCATAACTGGGATATGGAGGCAAGGCAAGGATATGCCTGAGAGTCGGTCCTTTTTCGCTGTAGGTGAGTTAAATGGGCGGGTTATAATTGCTGGCGGACATAACATGAATAAAACCGCGTTGAGTTCTGCATGGTCTTATGACGTGAGTCAGGACGAGTGGACGGAGTTGCCACGGATGAGTCAGGAGCGAGATGAGTGTGAAGGGGTTGTGATTGGGTCTGAATTCTGGGTTGTGAGCGGATATCAAACTGATAGTCAAGGAAGATTTGAAGGCAGTGCCGAGGTGATCGAGTCGGGGGCGAGTGAATGGAGGCGCGTTGAAGATGCATGGAAAGATGCGGCGGTGAACCGGAGTCCAAAGTCGTGCATTGGGGTGGATAAAGGAGGGAAATTGTTAAGTTGGGCCGAGGCAGATTCAGAAGTTAAATTTGGGGCATGTGGGGTCCAAAGTGGTGAATGGGCTTTAGTGAGTGGATCAGCTTATCAAGGTGGGGCACAAGGGTTTTTTCTAAAGGAGGGGCAAGATGGGAAATGGAAGAGGTTGAATGTTCCAGAAGAATTTTCAGGGTTTGTACAGTCTGGTTGCTCTGTcgagatataa